A genomic segment from Pangasianodon hypophthalmus isolate fPanHyp1 chromosome 25, fPanHyp1.pri, whole genome shotgun sequence encodes:
- the fam20cl gene encoding extracellular serine/threonine protein kinase FAM20C produces the protein MRVCRCRRLKGVCALMLCVMLALHMLVILLVLSTFTSTCEPIQRPQTQPHNLTSANLTHSCSTSTTKPVRQKRVREADLAKLEALFSHALYTLHAPSSPDDDTLLRIRTQETEEHNAQQWLSNSKEGYDPVQWNSSTETHPPWLRFHLGISRWQLYQHRDTNQPLLEQLSTHRIISAVQKTGGTQLKLVITFSNYGQALFKPMKQERYEETNVNLYYFSDFERHNAEIAAFHLDRILGFRRVPPVVGRLVDVIKEIKDITSDHKLARTFFNSPVGNSCFYGQCSYYCSTEHAVCGRPRALEGSLAAMLPDLSLSPRRSWRNPWRRSYSRSKLALWEKTPAYCDVVKKTPPYDRGTRLVDLIDMTILDFLQSNMDRHHYETFEIFGNNTFLLHLDNGRAFGRYSKDEPSILTPLVQCCRIRRSTLLRLHLLSSPQYRLSDVMRASLSQDPLAAVAPLLTEPHLSALDRRLVAVLQSIQRCLLQHQHHHDVIYDDITDYSG, from the exons ATGAGAGTGTGTCGGTGCCGCCGCTTGAAGGGTGTGTGTGCCTTGatgttgtgtgtgatgctgGCTCTGCACATGCTGGTAATTCTACTGGTTCTGTCGACGTTCACCTCAACCTGTGAGCCCATTCAGAGGCCTCAAACTCAACCTCATAACCTCACCTCTGCCAacctcacacactcttgctCTACCAGCACGACTAAGCCTGTGAGACAAAAGCGTGTACGAGAAGCTGATCTTGCCAAGCTGGAGGCTTTGTTCTCCCACGCGCTGTATACCCTGCATGCTCCATCCAGTCCTGATGACGACACTCTTCTGCGAATCCGAACCCAGGAGACCGAGGAGCACAACGCACAGCAGTG GTTAAGTAACAGCAAAGAGGGCTATGATCCTGTCCAGTGGAACAGCAGTACAGAGACCCACCCTCCCTGGCTTCGGTTTCACCTCGGCATCTCCCGTTGGCAGCTGTATCAGCACCGAGACACCAACCAACCTCTTCTGGAACAGCTGTCAACCCATCGCATCATCAGTGCAG ttcagaaaaCAGGAGGAACGCAGCTGAAGTTGGTGATTACCTTTTCAAACTATGGACAAGCGCTCTTCAAGCCCATGAA GCAAGAGAGGTATGAAGAGACTAATGTGAATCTGTACTATTTCTCGGACTTTGAGAGGCACAATGCTGAAATCGCAGCCTTTCACCTAGACAG GATTCTGGGTTTCCGGCGTGTACCTCCGGTTGTGGGAAGACTTGTTGATGTAATTAAGGAAATTAAAGACATCACCAGTGACCACAAATTGGCCAGGACCTTCTTCAATTCTCCAG tgggaaATTCGTGTTTTTATGGCCAGTGCTCATACTATTGTTCGACGGAGCATGCAGTGTGTGGCCGACCCCGTGCTCTCGAGGGCTCCCTAGCAGCCATGTTGCCTGacctttccctctctcctcgCCGCTCCTGGAGAAACCCGTGGAGGCGCTCATACAGCCGCAGCAAGCTCGCTCT GTGGGAGAAAACGCCAGCATACTGCGACGTGGTGAAAAAGACTCCGCCCTATGACCGAGGCACCCGATTGGTCGATCTCATCGATATGACCATTTTGGACTTTCTGCAAA GTAATATGGACAGACACCACTATGAAACGTTTGAAATATTTGGCAACAACACATTCCTTCTACATTTAGATAATGGAAGAGC GTTTGGTCGTTACTCTAAGGATGAGCCATCAATACTCACTCCTCTCGTGCAGTGCTGCAG AATCCGCCGTTCCACGCTGCTTCGCCTGCATCTGCTCTCTTCCCCTCAGTACCGTCTGAGTGATGTCATGCGGGCGTCTCTGTCTCAGGATCCGCTGGCTGCCGTGGCCCCCCTCCTCACCGAGCCTCACCTCTCCGCTTTAGACCGTCGTCTAGTGGCAGTGCTTCAGAGCATCCAGCGCTGCCTCCTTcagcaccaacaccaccacGATGTCATATACGATGACATCACTGACTACTCCGGCTAG
- the nptxrb gene encoding neuronal pentraxin receptor b, giving the protein MKFVAVVAGAGALAFLGALVCIVASVYSRAPAAALQPPAAANGTASPVPPGSLGALYGADTSEREPLAGAGTGRETPLLGELSAGSSPQRFTFSRLLCSPVPPGECAMKRRRRDKEEEEEQQAEYDDEDWSALSATADELRRTVALQSEQIAADRKTIDELTGKLAECESALLDERSVVERGAAASWPARRRLMAGDGVRESAAAQLHTARAVEELERAILQLKDRIEKLELEMVPALLNHSEVAAGSTGMRLALGQPGGRVEDVGGELVQKVKQLEEERKNLRKETQNHHQHIDQGINTLQERISELEQSFTGQSYPQGYKLSFPMRTNYMYGLVRRNIPEMYAFTACVWLKATESGIGTPFSYAVDKQPNELVLLQGVHNPAELLINAKVAQLPLTFPPGTWQHVCVSWTLRDGVWKAYQGGKLKGRGEGLSAWHPIRADGVLVLGQEQDTPGGQFDASQALVGELSLFNLWDRVLSPGEIGTVAACGEPVLPGNVVSWTDRDVDVFGGATKEPVDPCSSDGGPQK; this is encoded by the exons ATGAAATTTGTGGCGGTTGTGGCAGGGGCTGGAGCTCTCGCCTTTCTCGGCGCGCTGGTGTGCATCGTGGCGAGCGTGTACTCGCGCGCGCCGGCCGCCGCCCTGCAGCCTCCCGCGGCCGCCAACGGCACCGCGTCCCCGGTTCCCCCGGGCTCTCTGGGCGCGCTGTACGGTGCCGACACGAGCGAGAGGGAACCTTTGGCTGGCGCAGGAACGGGCCGCGAAACGCCGCTGCTGGGCGAGCTGAGCGCCGGATCCAGCCCTCAGCGCTTCACCTTCAGCCGCCTCCTGTGCTCGCCTGTACCGCCCGGGGAATGCGCGATGAAGCGCCGGAGACGCGacaaagaggaggaagaggaacagCAGGCTGAATACGACGATGAAGACTGGAGCGCCCTGAGCGCGACCGCCGACGAGCTCCGGCGCACCGTGGCGCTGCAGAGCGAGCAGATCGCCGCCGACCGCAAGACCATCGACGAGCTTACCGGCAAACTCGCCGAGTGCGAGAGCGCGCTGCTGGATGAGCGCAGCGTGGTGGAGCGCGGAGCCGCCGCATCATGGCCCGCACGACGCCGCCTCATGGCCGGGGATGGCGTGCGGGAATCCGCCGCTGCGCAGCTGCACACCGCCCGGGCTGTCGAGGAGCTCGAGAGAGCCATCCTCCAGCTCAAAGACCGCATCGAGAAGCTAGAG CTGGAGATGGTGCCCGCGTTGCTGAACCACTCGGAGGTGGCAGCAGGCTCCACGGGCATGCGCTTGGCACTGGGCCAGCCTGGTGGGCGGGTAGAGGATGTAGGCGGAGAGCTGGTGCAGAAGGTAAAGCAGTtggaagaggagaggaagaacCTACGCAAGGAGACACAGAACCACCACCAGCACATCGACCAGGGCATCAACACTCTTCAGGAGCGCATCTCAGAGCTGGAGCAAA GTTTTACAGGTCAGAGTTACCCACAGGGCTACAAGCTCTCCTTCCCCATGCGGACCAACTACATGTACGGCTTGGTGAGACGGAACATTCCGGAGATGTACGCCTTCACGGCTTGCGTGTGGTTGAAGGCGACCGAAAGCGGGATTGGGACACCGTTCTCATACGCCGTAGACAAGCAGCCCAACGAGCTTGTCCTCCTGCAAGGCGTCCACAATCCAGCCGAGCTGCTTATTAATGCTAAG GTGGCACAGTTGCCCCTGACGTTCCCTCCTGGCACTTGGCAgcacgtgtgtgtgagctggACTCTACGTGATGGCGTCTGGAAGGCCTATCAGGGTGGCAAGCTGAAGGGGCGAGGTGAAGGACTGTCAGCATGGCATCCAATCAGGGCAGATGGTGTGCTGGTTCTGGGACAAGAACAG GACACGCCGGGAGGACAGTTTGACGCCTCCCAGGCTCTGGTGGGTGAGCTGTCTCTGTTTAACCTGTGGGACCGCGTGCTGTCGCCGGGTGAGATCGGCACCGTGGCAGCCTGTGGCGAGCCTGTGCTGCCGGGGAACGTGGTGTCATGGACGGATCGAGACGTAGATGTTTTCGGAGGAGCCACCAAGGAGCCTGTAGACCCCTGCTCCAGTGATGGTGGACCCCAGAAATAA
- the dnal4b gene encoding dynein, axonemal, light chain 4b — MAETAESKKEEADYKRLHSFPLIRHTDMPEEMKLETMELCVTACEKFAANNESAARMIKESMDKKFGSSWHVVIGEGFGFEITHEVKNLLYMFFGGSLAVCVWKCS, encoded by the exons ATGGCAGAAACGGCGGAGAGCAAGAAGGAGGAGGCAGATTACAAGCGGCTGCACAGTTTCCCTCTGATTAGG CACACAGACATGCCGGAGGAAATGAAGTTGGAGACGATGGagctgtgtgttacagcgtgtgaGAAGTTTGCAGCCAACaacgag AGTGCAGCCAGGATGATAAAGGAGTCGATGGACAAGAAGTTTGGCAGCTCGTGGCACGTGGTGATCGGCGAGGGCTTCGGTTTCGAGATCACGCACGAGGTGAAGAACCTCCTGTACATGTTCTTTGGGGGAAGTCTGGCTGTGTGCGTGTGGAAGTGCTCCTAA